A stretch of Vannielia litorea DNA encodes these proteins:
- a CDS encoding efflux RND transporter permease subunit — MAQFFIHRPVFAWVLAIVTMLAGAFAFSQLAVSQYPDIAPTTVRVTASYKGATASAVENSVTSVIEDAMTGLDGVLYMESTSREGSSSISLVFDESIDPVDAQNNVQSKVSQVEGQLPDTVQSSGVTVTRSTSSILMVGALVSEDGSYSTVALGDLLDTRVSGPVQRTEGVGSINIFGSGYALRVWLDPLSLAEYQLTPSDVTTAISNQNTTVSVGSLGAVPVVEGQQFTATITAQSQLTSVEEFENILLKSEEGGGQVRLGDVARIEIGQESYGGDARFNGENASGFGVNLATGANAVDTAEAVRETLAELEAALPAGVTFETAYDTSPFVELSIEKVYETLAEAIALVFIVILIFLQNWRATIIPILAVPVVLAGTFAVLAALGYSINTLTMFAMVLAIGLLVDDAIVVVENVERVMEDDRLEPLPATEKSMGQITGALIGIALVLSAVFLPMAFFGGSTGVIYRQFSVTIISAMVLSALVALILTPALTASMLKRSHGTGFAPARWFNTGFERLTEGYGATVKRLARVPLVAVLILAAVIAAAGATYSRLPSSFLPQEDQGVMMVMINLSEGTTTAQTAQVVEEIEDYMLTEEADAVDSTFASLGFGFNGSGQNVAMIFVKLKDFDARQGDALSAASVIGRATAKFGNSRAGRVIFTQPPAIQGLGNTSGFSMYLVDYGATGNDALRAAAEELETIAGQDARLSNVRASGTDSEAVLRLVIDQQKAESFGVSVSGVNAILSTIFTGSSVNDFDMNGNLRPVIVQADAAHRMQPENVEDWFAVNASGEMVSFASFITTEWVSTTPSLARIDGTSAISISGQPGSGVSSGEAMDAIAELAAGLEGGYGVAWTGLSYQEQQSGSQAPWLYALSALVVFLSLAALYESWSIPFAVMLAVPVGIAGALAFALLFGQTNDVYFKVGILTTIGLAAKNAILIVEFARDLEVAGRSAVQAAIEAARMRLRPILMTSLAFMLGVLPLALATGAGAKAQNAIGIGVLGGMTAATFIGIFVVPAFYVLVRKISGGRPAS; from the coding sequence ATGGCGCAATTCTTCATTCACCGCCCGGTCTTTGCCTGGGTGCTCGCCATCGTGACGATGCTGGCCGGGGCCTTTGCCTTCAGCCAGCTCGCGGTGTCGCAATACCCCGATATAGCGCCCACCACCGTGCGGGTCACTGCCAGCTACAAGGGCGCCACGGCCTCGGCGGTGGAAAACTCGGTGACCTCGGTCATCGAGGACGCCATGACCGGGCTCGACGGCGTGCTCTACATGGAGAGCACCTCGCGCGAGGGCTCCTCCTCGATCAGCCTCGTCTTCGACGAGAGCATCGACCCGGTCGACGCCCAGAACAACGTGCAGTCGAAGGTCAGCCAGGTGGAGGGCCAGCTGCCCGACACGGTGCAGAGCTCGGGCGTGACAGTGACCCGCTCGACCTCGTCGATCCTGATGGTCGGTGCGCTGGTCTCGGAGGATGGCAGCTACTCCACGGTCGCGCTGGGCGATCTGCTCGACACCCGCGTCTCCGGCCCGGTCCAGCGGACGGAGGGCGTGGGCTCGATCAATATCTTCGGCTCGGGCTATGCGCTGCGCGTCTGGCTCGACCCGCTGAGCCTGGCCGAATACCAGCTGACCCCCTCCGACGTGACCACCGCGATCTCGAACCAGAACACCACCGTCTCGGTCGGCTCGCTGGGGGCCGTGCCCGTGGTCGAGGGACAGCAGTTCACCGCCACCATCACCGCGCAGAGCCAGCTCACATCGGTGGAGGAGTTCGAGAACATCCTGCTCAAATCCGAGGAAGGTGGCGGGCAGGTGCGGCTGGGCGACGTGGCCCGCATCGAGATCGGGCAGGAGAGCTACGGCGGCGACGCGCGCTTCAACGGCGAGAATGCCTCGGGCTTCGGGGTGAACCTTGCCACCGGGGCGAACGCCGTGGACACCGCCGAGGCGGTGCGCGAGACCCTGGCCGAGCTGGAGGCCGCACTGCCCGCGGGCGTGACCTTCGAGACCGCCTATGACACCTCGCCTTTCGTCGAGCTTTCGATCGAGAAGGTCTACGAGACGCTGGCCGAGGCCATCGCGCTGGTGTTCATCGTGATCCTCATCTTCCTGCAGAACTGGCGTGCCACGATCATCCCGATCCTCGCCGTGCCGGTGGTGCTGGCGGGCACCTTCGCTGTGCTGGCGGCGCTGGGCTACTCGATCAACACGCTGACGATGTTCGCCATGGTGCTGGCCATCGGCCTTCTGGTCGATGACGCCATCGTGGTGGTGGAAAACGTGGAACGGGTGATGGAGGACGACAGGCTCGAGCCGCTGCCCGCGACCGAGAAGAGCATGGGCCAGATCACCGGGGCGCTCATCGGCATCGCGCTGGTGCTCTCGGCGGTGTTCCTGCCGATGGCCTTCTTCGGCGGTTCGACGGGCGTGATCTACCGGCAGTTCTCGGTCACCATCATCTCGGCGATGGTGCTCTCGGCGCTGGTGGCGCTGATCCTCACGCCGGCGCTCACCGCCTCGATGCTCAAGCGCAGCCACGGCACCGGCTTTGCCCCGGCGCGCTGGTTCAACACCGGCTTCGAGCGGCTGACCGAGGGCTACGGCGCCACCGTGAAGCGGCTGGCCCGGGTACCGCTGGTGGCGGTGCTGATCCTCGCGGCCGTCATCGCCGCCGCCGGGGCGACCTACTCGCGGCTGCCCTCCTCCTTCCTGCCGCAGGAAGACCAGGGGGTGATGATGGTCATGATCAACCTCTCCGAGGGCACGACCACGGCCCAGACCGCTCAGGTGGTGGAGGAGATCGAGGACTACATGCTCACCGAGGAGGCCGACGCGGTCGACAGCACCTTTGCCTCGCTGGGCTTCGGCTTCAACGGCTCGGGGCAGAACGTGGCGATGATCTTCGTGAAGCTGAAGGACTTCGACGCGCGGCAGGGCGATGCGCTTTCCGCCGCATCGGTGATCGGGCGGGCGACGGCGAAGTTCGGCAACAGCCGCGCGGGCCGGGTGATCTTTACCCAGCCGCCGGCGATCCAGGGGCTTGGCAATACCTCGGGCTTCTCGATGTACCTAGTGGACTATGGCGCCACCGGCAACGACGCGCTGCGGGCCGCGGCGGAGGAGCTGGAGACCATCGCCGGGCAGGATGCGCGCCTCTCCAACGTGCGCGCCTCGGGCACCGACAGCGAAGCGGTGCTGCGGCTGGTGATCGACCAGCAGAAGGCCGAGAGCTTCGGGGTGTCGGTGAGCGGGGTGAACGCGATCCTGTCGACCATCTTCACCGGGTCGTCGGTCAATGACTTCGACATGAACGGCAACCTGCGGCCGGTCATCGTGCAGGCCGATGCGGCCCACCGGATGCAACCCGAGAACGTGGAAGACTGGTTTGCCGTCAACGCCTCGGGCGAGATGGTGAGCTTTGCGAGCTTCATCACCACCGAGTGGGTCTCGACCACGCCTTCGCTGGCGCGGATCGACGGCACCTCGGCGATCTCGATCTCGGGGCAGCCGGGCAGCGGCGTGTCGTCGGGCGAGGCGATGGACGCGATCGCCGAACTGGCGGCGGGGCTCGAGGGCGGCTACGGCGTGGCCTGGACCGGCCTCAGCTACCAGGAGCAGCAGTCGGGAAGCCAGGCGCCCTGGCTCTACGCGCTTTCGGCGCTGGTGGTCTTTCTGTCGCTGGCCGCGCTCTACGAGAGCTGGTCGATCCCCTTTGCCGTCATGCTGGCCGTGCCCGTGGGCATTGCCGGTGCGCTCGCCTTCGCGCTGCTCTTCGGGCAGACGAACGACGTGTACTTCAAGGTCGGCATTCTCACCACCATCGGGCTTGCGGCCAAGAACGCGATCCTGATCGTGGAGTTTGCCCGCGATCTCGAGGTGGCGGGGCGCAGCGCGGTGCAGGCGGCGATCGAGGCGGCGCGGATGCGGCTGAGGCCGATCCTGATGACCTCGCTCGCCTTCATGCTGGGCGTGCTGCCGCTTGCGCTGGCCACGGGCGCCGGGGCCAAGGCGCAGAACGCCATCGGCATCGGCGTGCTGGGCGGCATGACGGCGGCCACCTTTATCGGCATCTTCGTGGTGCCGGCCTTCTACGTGCTGGTGCGCAAGATCTCGGGCGGGCGGCCGGCCAGCTAG
- a CDS encoding NAD(P)H-dependent oxidoreductase subunit E, which translates to MNQASKEFARRDASQPKGRQVEEAALEEVSRLLGEMPRRRDMLIEALHLIQDGRGHLSAAHLAALAELFRMSQAEVYEVATFYHHFDVVKEGEAAPAPVTIRVCESLTCTLAGSARLIETLKASTDPERLRIQPVPCIGACDKAPAAQVGKRAMGKASAEALTEAATGPLAPVIPDYEGLAAYRATGGYGTYEKIRAGDISPEAAIETMSDAGLRGLGGAGFPAGKKWGFVRGYEGPRLMTVNGDEGEPGTFKDRWWLERQPHRMLEGALIAAHVVGCERIYIYMRDEYPAVLEILRAEVEALEHAGLAHVPIEIRRGAGAYICGEESAMIESIEGKRGLPRHRPPYIAEVGLFGRPTLNHNVETLLWVPEILRHGAAWFADQGQDADHSGLRSYSVSGRVAEPGVKLAPAGIPLRQLIEEHCGGMAEGHELKAFLPGGASGGIFPASMADTPLNFGCFEPHGGFIGSHAVMILSQQDSIREAVLNLIRFFEHESCGQCTPCRSGTAKAAAILAGDAPSTDLLNDLVTVMTDSSICGLGQAAGNPIRHLIRYFPEELA; encoded by the coding sequence ATGAACCAGGCCAGCAAGGAATTCGCCCGCCGCGACGCCAGTCAGCCCAAGGGCCGGCAGGTCGAGGAGGCGGCGCTGGAAGAGGTGTCGCGCCTGCTGGGCGAGATGCCCCGCCGCCGCGACATGCTGATCGAGGCGCTGCACCTCATCCAGGACGGCCGCGGCCACCTCTCCGCGGCCCATCTCGCCGCCCTGGCCGAGCTCTTCCGCATGTCCCAGGCCGAGGTCTACGAGGTTGCCACCTTCTACCACCACTTCGATGTGGTGAAGGAGGGCGAGGCCGCGCCTGCGCCGGTCACCATCCGGGTCTGCGAGTCGCTCACCTGCACCCTCGCGGGCAGCGCCAGGCTGATCGAAACCCTCAAGGCCTCCACCGACCCCGAGCGCCTGCGCATCCAGCCCGTGCCCTGCATCGGCGCCTGCGACAAGGCCCCGGCGGCCCAGGTCGGCAAGCGCGCCATGGGCAAGGCCAGCGCCGAGGCCCTGACCGAGGCCGCCACCGGCCCGCTTGCCCCGGTGATCCCCGATTACGAGGGCCTCGCCGCCTACCGGGCGACAGGCGGCTACGGCACCTACGAGAAGATCCGCGCGGGCGATATCAGCCCCGAGGCCGCGATCGAGACCATGTCGGACGCAGGCCTGCGCGGCCTGGGCGGCGCGGGCTTTCCGGCGGGCAAGAAATGGGGCTTCGTCCGCGGCTACGAGGGCCCGCGGCTGATGACCGTGAACGGCGACGAGGGCGAGCCCGGCACCTTCAAGGACCGCTGGTGGCTCGAGCGCCAGCCGCACCGGATGCTGGAGGGCGCGCTGATCGCCGCCCATGTCGTCGGCTGCGAGAGGATCTACATCTACATGCGCGACGAATACCCCGCCGTGCTCGAGATCCTGCGCGCCGAGGTCGAGGCGCTTGAGCACGCAGGCCTCGCCCATGTGCCGATCGAGATCCGCCGGGGCGCGGGGGCCTACATCTGCGGCGAGGAATCCGCGATGATCGAGAGCATCGAGGGCAAGCGCGGGCTGCCCCGCCACCGCCCGCCCTATATCGCCGAGGTCGGTCTGTTCGGCCGCCCCACGCTCAACCACAACGTCGAAACCCTGCTCTGGGTGCCCGAGATCCTGCGCCACGGCGCGGCCTGGTTCGCCGATCAGGGCCAGGATGCCGATCACAGCGGGCTGCGCAGCTACTCGGTTTCGGGCCGGGTGGCCGAGCCCGGGGTCAAGCTCGCCCCGGCCGGCATCCCGCTGCGCCAGCTGATCGAAGAGCACTGCGGCGGCATGGCCGAGGGGCACGAGCTCAAGGCCTTTCTCCCCGGCGGCGCCTCGGGCGGGATCTTCCCCGCCTCGATGGCCGACACCCCGCTGAACTTCGGCTGTTTCGAGCCGCATGGCGGCTTCATCGGCTCCCACGCCGTGATGATCCTCAGCCAGCAGGATTCCATCCGCGAGGCCGTGCTCAACCTGATCCGCTTCTTCGAGCACGAGAGCTGCGGCCAATGCACCCCCTGCCGCTCCGGCACGGCCAAGGCCGCCGCGATCCTCGCGGGCGATGCACCCTCCACCGATCTGCTGAACGACCTCGTCACCGTGATGACCGACAGCTCGATCTGCGGCCTCGGCCAGGCCGCGGGCAACCCGATCCGCCACCTCATCCGCTACTTCCCGGAGGAGCTGGCATGA
- a CDS encoding fasciclin domain-containing protein codes for MKIVTMAKAATVALALAVSGCAMPRSDAGPDIVEVAQSAGSFDTLVAAVSAAGLVETLQGPGPFTVFAPTDEAFAALPAGTVENLLKPENRDMLVSILTYHVVPGRAEASDLAGKRVSVLTANGGKLRINGTHGGVRVNNANVVTADVAASNGVIHVIDKVLLP; via the coding sequence ATGAAGATCGTGACCATGGCGAAGGCCGCAACCGTTGCACTGGCGCTTGCCGTATCGGGCTGCGCGATGCCCCGCTCCGATGCCGGCCCGGATATCGTTGAGGTCGCGCAGTCGGCCGGAAGTTTCGATACGCTGGTGGCGGCGGTGTCGGCGGCCGGGCTGGTCGAGACGCTTCAGGGCCCCGGGCCCTTCACCGTCTTTGCGCCGACGGATGAGGCCTTTGCCGCCCTGCCCGCCGGTACGGTGGAGAATCTGCTGAAGCCCGAGAACCGCGACATGCTGGTCTCGATCCTGACCTATCACGTGGTGCCGGGCCGTGCCGAGGCCTCCGATCTTGCCGGCAAGCGCGTGAGCGTTCTGACCGCCAATGGCGGCAAGCTGCGGATCAACGGGACTCACGGCGGCGTGCGGGTCAACAACGCAAATGTGGTGACCGCCGACGTGGCCGCGTCGAACGGTGTGATCCACGTGATCGACAAGGTGCTGCTGCCCTGA
- a CDS encoding efflux RND transporter periplasmic adaptor subunit → MSAPLVARRDGSRRPSVLLAATIAALILLAGIGLAHAQGMPPGGAGRGPTEVGVMALEEADVPYAVTLPGRAVASAQTEIRPRVGGMVEEILYQPGRPVDAGTPLFRLEPDSYEAALAAAEASQASAEAALATAKATVERYERLEGVGATVSEVQTARSNVASAEATLKSAEAAVQTAQLDLDRSVLKSPIAGIVDVAAVSVGAIVTANQTDALTTVTQLDPIYVDVSESAARIIRVRERIDSGAMQPGDRMEAELTLESGSTYAGIGRLVTPGTSVSTTTGAVDVRFEFDNGERKILPGQFLRVKIVIGTQRAVLVPQRATTRQSDGTLTAFLAVDGKAQRVVLETSGTHENAWVVTSGVAAGDMVILDGLTTLADGAAISPVPVTIAANGVVQDAAPADAAEARSTAAPAAEAAAGGN, encoded by the coding sequence ATGTCCGCTCCCCTCGTTGCCCGCCGTGACGGCTCCCGCCGCCCTTCCGTGCTGCTCGCCGCCACGATTGCCGCGCTGATCCTGCTTGCCGGCATCGGCCTTGCCCATGCACAGGGCATGCCGCCGGGCGGGGCTGGGCGCGGGCCGACCGAAGTGGGGGTGATGGCGCTGGAGGAGGCCGATGTGCCCTATGCGGTGACCCTGCCCGGCCGGGCCGTGGCCAGCGCGCAGACCGAGATCCGCCCGCGCGTGGGCGGCATGGTGGAAGAGATCCTCTACCAGCCCGGACGCCCGGTGGATGCCGGCACGCCGCTCTTCCGGCTCGAGCCCGACAGCTACGAGGCGGCACTGGCCGCCGCAGAGGCCTCGCAGGCGAGCGCCGAGGCCGCGCTGGCCACCGCGAAGGCCACGGTGGAGCGTTACGAACGGCTCGAAGGGGTGGGGGCGACCGTCTCGGAGGTTCAGACCGCCCGCTCCAATGTCGCCTCCGCCGAGGCCACGCTGAAGAGCGCCGAGGCCGCCGTGCAAACCGCGCAGCTCGACCTCGACCGCAGCGTGCTGAAGAGCCCGATTGCCGGCATCGTGGACGTGGCGGCGGTGTCGGTGGGGGCCATCGTGACCGCCAACCAGACCGACGCGCTCACCACCGTGACCCAGCTCGATCCGATCTACGTGGATGTCTCGGAGAGCGCGGCCCGGATCATCCGGGTGCGCGAGCGGATCGACAGCGGGGCGATGCAGCCGGGCGACCGGATGGAAGCCGAGCTGACGCTGGAGAGCGGCAGCACCTATGCGGGCATCGGGCGGCTGGTGACGCCGGGCACGAGCGTGTCGACCACCACCGGCGCGGTCGACGTGCGCTTCGAGTTCGACAATGGCGAGCGGAAGATCCTGCCCGGCCAGTTCCTGCGGGTGAAGATCGTGATCGGCACCCAGCGCGCGGTTCTGGTGCCGCAGCGGGCGACCACCCGGCAATCGGACGGCACGCTCACCGCCTTTCTTGCGGTGGACGGAAAGGCGCAACGGGTGGTGCTGGAGACCTCGGGCACCCATGAGAACGCCTGGGTGGTGACCTCGGGCGTGGCGGCGGGTGACATGGTGATCCTCGACGGGCTGACCACCCTTGCGGACGGCGCGGCGATCAGCCCGGTGCCGGTGACGATCGCCGCCAACGGCGTGGTGCAGGACGCCGCGCCCGCCGACGCGGCCGAAGCGCGCAGCACTGCCGCGCCCGCCGCCGAAGCCGCAGCCGGGGGCAACTGA
- the fdhF gene encoding formate dehydrogenase subunit alpha, with protein sequence MPQTVTFQLDGRDVTAEAHETIWQVARREGTAIPHLCYKDDPEYRSDGNCRACMVEIEGERVLAASCKRRVSEGLKVSTATERVKTNRRLVFDLLASDMPARDSSPDPDARFWHQAELAGLTETHFPSTRPGAGGEIPVDSIFRDASHPSIAVNLDACISCTLCERACREVQVNDVIGMASRGTHNLPVFDQADPMGLSSCVACGECVQACPTGALMEKTLLNEEATRRTEYAERKVESVCPFCGVGCQTELSVKEGKIIQVEGRKGPANRGKLCIKGRFGYDYVLSPERLTRPLIRREDAPKDARARLSFDRLHEVFREATWQEALEKASGGLKTIIDRDGGGALAGFGSAKGTNEEAYLFQKLVRQGFGTNNVDHCTRLCHASSVAALMEGVGSGAVSAPFTDAEKSDCIIIIGARPEQNHPVAATYFKQAAKNGATLIVMDPRRQRLMRHATHGVVFEPGRDVALLNAMIHTIIEEGLTDEQYIQAHTSGFEALKEKVKGFTPEEMAPICGVAADEIRTIARAFARAERGIIFWGMGISQHVHGTDNSRCLIALALITGHVGRPGTGLHPLRGQNNVQGASDAGLIPMFYPDYKSVENPELIARYEDAWGRPLDHARGLTVVEIMHAIHDGEIKGMYVQGENPAMSDPDQHHARAALASLEHLVVQDIFFTETAWHADVILPASSQAEKLGTYTNSNRQVQLGRPVLDPPGEARQDWELIVAIANGLGCNWTYADVPDVYAEMAALMPSLANISWERIAREGAVTYPAPAPDAPGKEVIFETGFPTDDGRARIVPTDLVPPDELPDAEFPLVLTTGRMLEHWHTGAMTRTSHALNAQEPEPVVSMHPRDIGRMGFTRGQQVTVETRRGDITLTLRADRDVTEGMLFIPFCFREAPANFLTNPSLDPFGKIPEFKFAAARIRAAD encoded by the coding sequence CTGCCCCAGACCGTCACCTTCCAGCTCGACGGCCGCGATGTCACGGCGGAGGCCCACGAGACCATCTGGCAGGTCGCCAGGCGGGAAGGCACCGCCATTCCCCACCTGTGCTACAAGGACGACCCGGAGTATCGCTCCGACGGCAACTGCCGCGCCTGCATGGTGGAGATCGAGGGCGAGCGCGTGCTGGCCGCCTCCTGCAAGCGCCGTGTCTCCGAGGGGCTGAAGGTGTCCACCGCCACCGAGCGGGTCAAGACCAACCGCCGCCTCGTCTTCGACCTGCTGGCCTCCGACATGCCCGCGCGCGACAGCTCGCCCGACCCCGACGCCCGCTTCTGGCACCAGGCCGAGCTTGCCGGCCTCACCGAAACGCACTTTCCCTCCACCCGCCCCGGCGCGGGTGGCGAAATTCCGGTCGACAGCATCTTCCGCGATGCCTCCCACCCCTCCATCGCCGTCAACCTCGATGCCTGCATCTCCTGCACCCTCTGCGAGCGCGCCTGCCGCGAGGTGCAGGTGAACGACGTCATCGGCATGGCCTCGCGCGGCACCCACAACCTGCCGGTCTTCGACCAGGCCGACCCGATGGGCCTGTCGTCCTGCGTGGCCTGCGGCGAATGCGTGCAGGCCTGCCCCACCGGCGCGCTGATGGAAAAGACCCTGCTCAACGAAGAGGCCACCAGACGCACCGAATACGCCGAGCGCAAGGTGGAGAGCGTCTGCCCCTTCTGCGGCGTCGGCTGCCAGACCGAGCTTTCCGTGAAGGAGGGCAAGATCATCCAGGTCGAGGGCCGCAAGGGGCCGGCCAACCGCGGCAAGCTCTGCATCAAGGGCCGCTTCGGCTATGACTACGTGCTCTCGCCCGAGCGCCTGACCAGGCCGCTGATCCGCCGCGAGGACGCGCCCAAGGACGCCCGGGCCAGGCTCTCCTTCGACAGGCTCCACGAGGTCTTCCGCGAGGCAACCTGGCAAGAGGCGCTCGAAAAGGCCTCCGGCGGTCTGAAAACCATCATCGACCGCGACGGCGGCGGCGCGCTCGCGGGCTTCGGCTCCGCCAAGGGCACCAACGAGGAGGCCTACCTCTTCCAGAAGCTCGTGCGCCAGGGCTTCGGCACCAACAACGTCGACCATTGCACCCGGCTTTGCCACGCCTCTTCCGTGGCCGCGCTGATGGAAGGCGTCGGCTCCGGCGCCGTCTCCGCCCCGTTCACCGACGCCGAGAAAAGCGACTGCATCATCATCATCGGCGCGCGGCCCGAGCAGAACCATCCGGTCGCCGCGACCTACTTCAAGCAGGCCGCCAAGAACGGCGCGACGCTGATCGTGATGGACCCGCGCCGCCAGCGCCTGATGCGCCATGCCACCCATGGCGTCGTCTTCGAGCCGGGCCGCGACGTGGCGCTGCTGAACGCGATGATTCACACGATCATCGAGGAGGGGCTGACCGATGAGCAATACATCCAGGCCCACACCTCGGGCTTCGAGGCGCTGAAGGAAAAGGTGAAGGGCTTCACCCCCGAGGAGATGGCCCCGATCTGCGGCGTCGCCGCCGATGAGATCCGCACCATCGCCCGCGCCTTCGCCCGCGCCGAGCGCGGCATCATCTTCTGGGGCATGGGCATCTCGCAGCACGTCCACGGCACCGACAATTCGCGCTGCCTGATCGCGCTCGCGCTGATCACCGGCCATGTCGGCCGCCCCGGCACCGGCCTGCACCCGCTCCGTGGCCAGAACAACGTGCAGGGCGCCTCCGACGCCGGCCTGATCCCGATGTTCTACCCCGACTACAAATCGGTGGAGAACCCCGAGCTGATCGCCAGGTACGAGGATGCCTGGGGCCGCCCGCTCGACCATGCGCGCGGGCTCACCGTGGTGGAGATCATGCACGCCATCCATGACGGCGAGATCAAGGGCATGTATGTCCAGGGCGAGAACCCGGCCATGTCGGACCCCGACCAGCACCACGCCCGCGCCGCCCTGGCCTCTCTCGAGCATCTGGTGGTGCAGGACATCTTCTTCACCGAAACCGCCTGGCACGCCGACGTGATCCTGCCGGCCTCCTCCCAGGCGGAAAAGCTCGGCACCTACACCAACTCCAACCGGCAGGTTCAGCTGGGCCGACCGGTGCTCGACCCGCCCGGCGAGGCCCGACAGGACTGGGAGCTGATCGTCGCCATCGCCAATGGCCTCGGCTGCAACTGGACCTACGCCGATGTGCCCGATGTCTACGCCGAGATGGCCGCGCTCATGCCGTCGCTCGCCAACATCAGCTGGGAACGGATCGCGCGCGAAGGCGCCGTCACCTACCCCGCCCCGGCCCCCGACGCGCCGGGCAAGGAGGTGATCTTCGAAACCGGGTTCCCCACCGACGATGGCCGCGCCCGGATCGTGCCGACCGATCTGGTGCCGCCCGACGAGCTGCCCGATGCCGAGTTTCCGCTGGTGCTCACCACCGGCCGAATGCTCGAGCACTGGCACACCGGCGCGATGACCCGCACCAGCCACGCGCTCAACGCGCAGGAGCCGGAGCCGGTGGTCTCGATGCATCCGCGCGACATTGGCCGCATGGGCTTTACCCGCGGCCAGCAGGTCACCGTCGAAACCCGCCGCGGCGACATCACCCTGACCCTTCGGGCCGACCGTGACGTGACCGAGGGGATGCTCTTCATCCCCTTCTGCTTCCGCGAGGCCCCCGCGAACTTCCTGACCAACCCGAGCCTCGACCCCTTTGGCAAGATCCCCGAGTTCAAGTTCGCCGCCGCCCGGATCCGCGCCGCCGACTGA
- a CDS encoding type VI secretion system contractile sheath domain-containing protein, with protein MWRCLERFFGRRVQTRAEHAALPDRLRRRLAVEALRRPGCVRADPAETVAALVAAIDAALSAQMNAVLAHPRMRALERAWRGLAGLAARVPPGAVVQLRVLDMAVGEPGETAALLRRRVLEDVHAERGAAPYAVLVVEDVFDHRHAEQLAAFARIGEACQMPVLAQAGLSLFEGGGIPHHDQIARACDGPEREGWRRLREAPESRYLCLCLPSLLGRLPWGREASPGAGFAFEERGAPCWVNPAHAMAGNIARSVAVHGWATEIRGLEGGGLVDGLPVPRAEGLSPVEAEIDERQEAQLARLGLAAPLRRKGQMALCFFGAQVLAEPPVGDAGASLLTRLPYLLFATRYAQHVMRMAADAPEAEGAAQLQARVQAWFAGQVRADIGQMTREEMARHPLQAAEITVTEGHPRRARLELIPGHRLEGLGQRVVLELCLPARSKPGA; from the coding sequence ATGTGGAGATGTCTCGAGCGGTTTTTCGGCAGGCGGGTGCAGACGCGGGCGGAACATGCCGCTCTGCCGGACCGGCTGAGGCGGCGGCTTGCGGTGGAAGCGCTGCGGCGGCCCGGCTGCGTGAGGGCCGATCCGGCCGAGACGGTGGCGGCGCTGGTGGCGGCGATCGATGCCGCGCTTTCGGCGCAGATGAATGCGGTGCTGGCGCATCCGCGGATGCGGGCGCTGGAGCGGGCCTGGCGGGGGCTGGCGGGGCTTGCCGCCCGCGTGCCGCCCGGGGCCGTGGTGCAGCTACGGGTGCTGGACATGGCGGTGGGAGAGCCCGGCGAGACAGCGGCCCTGCTTCGGCGGCGGGTGCTGGAGGATGTCCATGCCGAGCGGGGCGCGGCGCCCTATGCGGTGCTGGTGGTGGAGGATGTGTTCGATCATCGCCACGCCGAGCAGCTCGCCGCATTCGCCCGGATCGGAGAGGCCTGCCAGATGCCGGTGCTGGCGCAGGCGGGGCTGTCGCTGTTCGAGGGCGGAGGGATCCCGCACCATGACCAGATCGCGCGGGCGTGCGACGGGCCGGAGCGCGAGGGCTGGCGGCGGCTGCGGGAGGCGCCGGAGAGCCGGTATCTGTGCCTCTGCCTGCCCAGCCTCCTGGGCCGGTTGCCCTGGGGGCGCGAGGCCTCTCCCGGCGCGGGGTTCGCCTTCGAGGAAAGGGGTGCGCCCTGTTGGGTGAACCCGGCCCATGCGATGGCGGGCAATATCGCGCGGTCCGTCGCAGTGCATGGTTGGGCGACGGAGATCCGCGGGCTGGAGGGGGGCGGGCTGGTGGACGGGCTGCCGGTGCCCCGCGCGGAGGGGCTATCGCCCGTCGAGGCGGAGATCGACGAGCGGCAAGAGGCGCAACTGGCGCGGCTGGGGCTGGCGGCACCGCTGCGGCGGAAGGGGCAGATGGCGCTGTGCTTCTTCGGGGCGCAGGTGCTGGCGGAGCCGCCGGTGGGGGATGCGGGCGCAAGCCTGCTCACCCGGCTGCCCTACCTGCTCTTTGCCACCCGATACGCGCAGCATGTGATGCGGATGGCGGCCGATGCGCCCGAGGCGGAAGGGGCGGCGCAGCTGCAGGCGCGGGTGCAGGCCTGGTTTGCCGGGCAGGTGCGGGCGGATATCGGGCAGATGACGCGCGAGGAAATGGCGCGGCACCCGTTGCAGGCGGCGGAGATCACGGTGACGGAGGGCCACCCGCGACGGGCGCGGCTGGAGTTGATCCCCGGACACCGGCTGGAGGGGCTGGGGCAGCGGGTGGTGCTGGAGCTGTGCCTGCCGGCAAGGTCCAAGCCGGGCGCCTGA